The Synchiropus splendidus isolate RoL2022-P1 chromosome 5, RoL_Sspl_1.0, whole genome shotgun sequence DNA window GACATCAGATGTCAGGCACTGCGGCATGCTCTCGTCTCGATCACCGTTTCACACATACGCAATTAAATCCCAAGACTAGTCACCACCTGGGCTATAGAAACACTAGTAAATGCCAATTTGTGACGTACTTCTGTAATAACAAAGTTGCCATGTTACCTGTAGTGACATTTCTATGAACGATGAATGATACTTTCACCGTCCTTGGGGTCCTTAATAGATTGAGAGTGCCCTTCTGGAATATACCAATCATGTCCACAATTGCTGCAAACACCAATTGTATGGAATTTAAAAGCAAGGTCAATGTCTATCCCAGGCATTGTGTATGTGAATTTGGTGAGAGTAGATCAACGGAGCCTTAGGATTTTTCAGTACCATCTgtagttttttgtgttttatctgAAAATTAGTGCTGTAGTTAATTGCCTCACCCAGTTGCCGGCAACTTACACAGCCAGGTTTTTGGATTTGCCATAAGTATTGTATGCCTTCACCTGCAAAGTTGTCTGTGGCTTGTAAACTAGTTTTGCATTCTGATCCAATGGCACCTGTGAATTTTCCAATGTGAGATACAAAACAATTGTTGTGAAAGAAAACAGTAACAACTTAATGTTTCTGACCGAGACAATTATTGTGACTCCATGGCCTTGGCATGCTGCTGCCTCACTATGCACAACGTCCCACTATACACACTCTCTTGTGCATTTGGGGTTTTGGGTCAGACTGGTTGCCtttgtttattaatttctttATAACGTTGTCTTTTTGGCTTGCAGTTGGAGGAAAAGGTACAGGTTTTGCGAAATCGCATTCTACCGAAGGAGACCTCTGTATCATCTCCTGCTCCGCCCACGGGTCCACCACTAGACGCTACATCAATGGAACTGGACAGCAGTGACCTGGCCACACCATCCTCAGTTGTGCCACCACCTCCACTCCCAGAGACACAAAATGAGGAAGAGCAGTCAGAGCAGCATTCCCAACCTCAGCAACAAGATGACCTTTGTCAAGGGGAGCATCAGGAGAAGCCAACACTCCCTGAAGGTTCAGAGGAAACAATGAAGCCCATTGAGCCGCCACAGGACTCAACAACATTAGgttatttgtttctttgtttttgtttggttgtttgttgttgtttgtttttggatgcTATCCTATCCTCTTTATTGTCCTtctgcttcatttgttttgcaCCCATTTTCCCAACCTAactttttgtatttatatatgtatgcaGACACGGAGCCACCACTTCCACCTTTGAGTGAGAATGCAAAGAGCTTCCTGACTACTCTAGAGCACAGCAGTGAGGAGGAGCTCAGCCTTCACCTACAAGACCGTATGCAGTTCAGCAAGGAAGCCATTGCGTGTCTAGTCTGTGTTTTTGACCGACTGCACAGCCACATTGAGGGGATGTGCAAGCAAGTCCAAGCAACAGGTATGGCTCTATTTAAAAGGAGCTTTTAAAAATGGAATGCCATTTCATCTGATAGCTGCCGTTTGCATTGCTTGCACTGGTGCGCCCAGCTTcatacacaaaaacaacaacaacaaaaaaaaaacggttcaGCTTTGACGCGCTATGCCTTTGGTGAAAATGAAAGTACATTATTGGTTCAGTATAGACCGTGCTATGCTCCTTCTATGAGGAGTTCACATCTGTACAAGCTTGTGGCTGAAATCAGTGTTTTCACCCGGACACCGCTGTGTGCATATGTGTAACTACAAGTAAGGAATAATGTTGAATGCACTCTTAAACACCCTGGACCCCTGAATAAAGCCCAGTTTAAGTGATCCACTGAAACAGTTTTTCCAGAATGGAAATACTTCATTTTATCAAATGTTGCTAGTGGTGTGTTCCCTTTTTGGTGATTATGTCTTCTACTGTTGCTTCTCTTATTCTAACCTTTATTCTGAATTTCAAATTAGgaactatttttattatttcatttcctctctATTACAGAACCCGAGGATGAGAATCAAtctgagattaaaaatgtgaacCACAACCTGCTAGAAGAGAACTGCCGACTCCGTGACCTAGCCACACTGCTTCAGGGAAGACATCACAAAATGTCCATGGAGGTGAGATTAGCCTTGCTTGAGCCTGTCTTTTGGATTGTTGTGAAGTAAATAAGTAACAATTGTGTGATTTGCCATTTTCATGTCTGAGTATTGTCTATTGATGACTACTGCTGTTAATCTTAAACCACCAATTCAGTACAATGAGTTGGTGGACAAGGTGACCAGTGCTGAGACAAAAGTATCTGAGATGGCGACAACGGTTGAGGATCTGGAGTGGGATATTGAGAAACTCCGCAACAGGGAACAAAAGCTCAACAAACATCTGGCAGAAGCTATGGAACAGGTGAGCACTGGTCACACTTGGTGCGAGTGAAATTTGTGTGTGATGCTTGTGATATGTCATATGTACATTATCGAATTAAGATGTTAATATTGTGAAGCTGCTATTTTTTGTGTCTTCCTTTAGTAAATAGCAGATTTATTTAGCTGTTGGATTTTTCTAACCTGTGCTCTTCTCCCTGCAGCTGAAGTCTGGATATAGCAGCACTGGCAGCTCTGGAGGTTTGGCTGGAGGCCAGATTACTCTAAATATTCAAAAGGTGGGAAGAGAACCATCTGGGATGAAATGACTTGTTTTCCAAAATACTTAACTGGTGAATTGTCTCTTAACCTCAGTTTGAGAGTCTGAACGCAGAGCTGGAGCACAACCAAGAGTTGGCAAACAGTCGTATGGCAGAGTTGGAAAAACTGCAGGTGGAACTCCAGGAggctgtgagagagagcgaaagGCTCAAGGTAACACAATTCATCTTATGAACTCAACGATAAGAACCTTACAAGCTACCCTTGTTCTTCCCTTTAAATAGATGGACCTGcgtaatattccagaggatgtTGTGAAGGAAACTCTGGAATACAAATGTCTACAGTCGCAGTTTTCTCTCTTATACAATGAGTCTCTTGGTGTGAAAACTCAACTTGATGAGGCACGGACTCTCCTGCTCACAACTAAAAATGCCCATCTACGTCAAATTGAGCACCTGGAGGTAAATATTACTGAGTATTCCTACCTATAACCTACCCTAATTTTAGTCCTGTAAGTACTGAAATTGGAATGGTGTACTGGAAACTCCATGAGTAACTGTTTTTTGTAAGACATTGTGCTTATCTCACTGTGACTCTGGCTGACCTTTTCAGAGCGATGAGCTGTCCCTTCAGAAGAAGCTGCGGACAGAGGTCATCCAGCTGGAAGACACACTGGCGCAGGTTCGGAAAGAGTATGAGATGCTTCGTATCGAGTTTGAGCAGAACTTGGCAGCAAATGAGCAAGCAGGTATGTGTAATTTGAAAACTCAAGAGGACTGCTGAGTCCAGCtgtaacaacaaaaataagtgAATTACTGAGCAGTCATTATCATACTGTCATACTTATTTAGCATCCGGAAGAGGTTCATGGGgcagttttttgtttattttaaagtaGGTGCTTTGCCAATCTTTTGAGGATGTGTGAGCGACTAGGCACTAGGAAATTTGGCGGAATTGTTGTCCGCCTGTGATTGGCTAAAGCAGAATGAAAGGAAGTATCTGGAGTGCTCCAGAAGGATCCAGAACGTGCAATTCATAGAAGGCCCAACAACTTACTCTAACTGGAGGCTTTTACCCAAGAAGAAAGGGCAGCTTTGCCATCTGTGAAAACAAAGCCTCATCCACAACTGACACAAAAGGCTGTCACTGACATTAAACAGGGCAACGCATGGTTTTAAGAACTGGGGAATCTAAATTTCCGATCAAGGTCATTTGACTTGTTTCCATTGATGTTGTGATTTAAAGAAAGTATTCACAGTTCTCTGGTAATAAATGCCACCACCCAACCTCTAGCCCGAGTGATTCGTGAGATCATTCGTGTGGTCTGAAAATGGCCAGGAAATCTTAAATCCTAGGGTATGCAAACCTTTGAGCCCTACAGTGTAATGTGTTTATGATGCGAGCAGAATGTTAAATGACTGAtcgttgtgtgtttgtttttctcaggaCCAATCAACAGGGAGATGAGGCATTTGATCAGTAGCCTTCAGAACCACAACCTGCAGTTGAAAGGTGATGTACAGAGATACAAGAGGAAGCTGCGAGAAACACAGATGGAGATAAATAAGGTAGAGATTGGTGTATTTACTCTATAACAGACTTCataacacacacatttcctgtCGACTGTATTTCATCAATATTCTCCTCGATAGCTACGCTGCCAAAGTGGTGAAGTTGGGGTCCTGATTCTGGAAGAGATGTCCAGTGATGGCCTCGATataaagaaagaagaggaggaggaccaagaagatgaggaggagaggagaaaagaaGTGGAGCGACAGCGGGCCcgggagagagaaagggagcGAGAAGCTGAGCGAgaacgagagagagagcgcgagaGGGAGCGCCAGCGCAGTgatgagatgaagaggaaggattCCGACACGCTGAAGCTTCTCAGAGTAGAGCTGAAGTAATTTCTGCTTCTTATGTTTCATATTTGTGTATTTGATATCCAAATCAGTTTGTTTCTCTCTGTATATTGAGACTTAATAGAGCTGATTCCAATTCACTGTAACACAAGACCTTTAATAGTGTCAGTCTATTTCTGACCATTATTAATATAACAATGATTGTCATGTACGAGTTTCTAGTCTGTTTTTGTAGaggaaaaagttggattttGTTTTGGAACTGATTTTTAGTCATGCTATTGTCAAACTTGATTAATGTGGATTATTTTTGAGATGCTCATCAAATGGGTGGAAAGATGTTgtccatgtgtgtttgtggaaaAAGTTTGTCACTTCAAGGTACACAGAACACATGTGGAATTGGCTCTTGTGTCGTGAGAATGATTCTGCAAAGTCCCATTGTCCTTATTAGACCCTGTATGCGCCTCATGGtactttttctttcctttcattttaattcctaCCTTGAGTCTAATTAGAATATCCAATTTTCTGCCTCAGAAAAGCCCAGGAGTCCCAGAAAGAAATGAAGCTCCTTCTTGACATGTACAAGTCAGCCCCGAAAGAACAGAGGGACAAAGTGCAACTCATGGCCGCTGAACGCAAATCCAAGGCTGAGGTTTGTTATCATTTCAACTGTTTTTGAGTTCTCACAGCAGATGAGTTCAAATCAACTGGAAGCTCAGACATTTCTACATCAACACGCTGGATGTCCTAAAACTTCCCAGGTGGAAGAGTTGAGGATGAGAGTtcgagagctggaggagagggagaggaaggaaagCAAGAAGCTGGCTGATGAAGACGCCCTGAGGAAGATCCGAGTGGCTGAGGAGACAATTGAACATCTGCAGAAGAAACTTGCTGCTACAAAACAGGTATTTGGTACTCATGTTAATGagtgttttggtgtgtttacAGCTCTAACCTTTCTTTTTAGAATGTATTTAATCAGTGCAGCTATTTTAAATTGAACAGAAATGTCCTTAACGTTTGACTGTATTGAGATGAGGTCAGAGATGATGCTTGTATTTATGGTCTGTCTTGTTCTATGACTCTTGTTGGACAAGTCTAATATTGGTTTGCAAATGGTCATCAAAAAACCATACATTGTATGTAGTTTAGAACATTAGAAACAAAATCTGCATTAAATATTGATGAAGGCTGTTTCACAAATTAAGTATATGTCACGTTATGTTGCATGTTGTAATGCATTGCCGTTGGTTTTGGTGATGAAGGATATCATCAGTCGTACTCCTCTAAATAATCTCAATGTAGTTTGAGGGTCTCATGATATAAAGCAGGCTGaagattttctttttatctgTGGCTTTACTAAGATCCCAAAACAAATATTcaacattttgaaacattttgaaGTACAGTCTTGTTCAGCAACAATACAATGAATCAAATGCTGCCATTCCCATCAGAGCTGCCGATGCCTCCCCCCCacccctttttttaaataaataaattaaagtcACATTCTCTTAACATCAGTATTACAGCTGGAATGTGTATCTGTTTTTTGAGCCTGTTATTAATTTTCACTCATCTTAATTCTCAAATGACATTCCAACTTTTTTTGGCATTTGCCAGAGcaggtcagcctcctccacctgaaccatTCTTGTGTATCCTCACTAGTCACACCTATTCTCTCAATGTCCTCCTTAATCATATGCATGATTCTCAGTAgtcgtcttcatcttctttccctgtctctcctctccacgtgtccaaaccatctgagtcgGGCCTCATAAAGCGCTATCAGATATGGATCAAATGTTGCACACGGAATGATGTTGTCCTAAACTATTTGGATTGTGGGACACACCCGTAGTGGATAACGTCATGACCATGATTTAGACCGTTGATACAactatttgttttcttttaccaGGACTTTAATTTAGCAGTGGGtgtcatgttttgaggcttgcTGGGAGTACAAATCACAGAACGTGTCTGGCTTCTGGCCCTGTGTGTGACAGAAAATAGGAAGACAATGTTCCCAGTGGTTTGAGTATAAGCACTGATCGTACATTATTTCTGTTCACTGGTATTCGGTTTGGGattctctgtgtttttatttttttgtttttctgcctgTCTGtaagcaaaataactcaatagTTCTGAACGTATTTGAACTTCCAGGAAATATTGATAAGAGGACAAGCAACATATGTTTCAAGTTTGGTGGTGTTATGGAGTTCCATCTGGATTTAGGAAGGATCTTGGAGGAGTCATGACTTGCAATACATAAGAAAATAGTGAAGTTTGCTGTTCCTAATTTGCCTCCTACTGCGTAGTTTTATTTTAGTTGTGGGGAGTTTCCCTTCAAATCTTGAACATTCATTATCTCTGCTGGCTTCTAAACAGTAAGCATGCTTGTGTTTACATCATGCAGCCCATTTATTTGGTCCTTCATGAAGCCATTCCACTAGACAATGAGGTTAACCCTGATGCTCTATAAGTGTAAATAATGTTATTAATGTCATGATACCCATAGTTAGATAGTCATGATAGGTAGtgatgcagacagtctttgttGTTGCGGGTCAGGCAAGGAATACTACCATCACTCCTAAGTGAAGGTATGTGTTCAAGTTAGAGGAACAACATGTTTAAAAACTACTTGAAGTTGCTCTTTTGATCAGCTTATTccctctgactgtgtgtgtgtgtgggaagatgCAGTTTGCTCGTCGTCGCTGCGATGTAAATTTTGCGATCCATACAATTTCCTCACTTTGGTAGATGGTCTACACCTTCTAATCCTTCACAGTCAAATATCGTCACATTGTACATGCCTACTTAAAACTGATTTTATTGTGGCAGTTTCTGTCGGCTTGTTTGGTTTTCTGAACATTTGAAAGCCGCTctcattcatttctgttccttcctGTCGCGTGAGTGGCTCCTGTTTAAAAATTACCGCTAGTCCTAAATCTTGACTTTGTAATTAACAATTGGATATCTGTGATAAATCAACTTTCTTAGGTGACAAAAAGTGAATTTACCAACATGTTTTCATCCATCTCTTCTGCTAGTGCTGACTTTGTGTGCGTTGACAGAGCTTGACAAAACGCTACTGCCACTTGCTGCCTTAATGACCACATAGCACTCGCGATATATCAAACATTCGGGCAATAACGAAATCTCAGTTTAGGAGAAAATGAGTGGCTTCGTGGTGCCTTTCTGGTTAGACATTGTTATAGCAGTAGTTAAGCTGGATAAACTTTTAACAGATGAGGGGCTGTGCGTTTTCACCCCCTCAGTCTGCGCTTGTTTCCGGTACGTCACTAACCAGGAACCAACACAATTGCTGAATTAtgctatgtatg harbors:
- the LOC128759014 gene encoding E3 ubiquitin-protein ligase BRE1B-like — encoded protein: MSGAGGGKRPSGGDSPPGPPEKKSKKEEKTTTTLIEPIRIAGVSSTEEMDMKVIQFKNKKLCERLEQRQTMEDELREKIEKLEKRQATDDTTLLIVNRYWSQLEEKVQVLRNRILPKETSVSSPAPPTGPPLDATSMELDSSDLATPSSVVPPPPLPETQNEEEQSEQHSQPQQQDDLCQGEHQEKPTLPEGSEETMKPIEPPQDSTTLDTEPPLPPLSENAKSFLTTLEHSSEEELSLHLQDRMQFSKEAIACLVCVFDRLHSHIEGMCKQVQATEPEDENQSEIKNVNHNLLEENCRLRDLATLLQGRHHKMSMEYNELVDKVTSAETKVSEMATTVEDLEWDIEKLRNREQKLNKHLAEAMEQLKSGYSSTGSSGGLAGGQITLNIQKFESLNAELEHNQELANSRMAELEKLQVELQEAVRESERLKMDLRNIPEDVVKETLEYKCLQSQFSLLYNESLGVKTQLDEARTLLLTTKNAHLRQIEHLESDELSLQKKLRTEVIQLEDTLAQVRKEYEMLRIEFEQNLAANEQAGPINREMRHLISSLQNHNLQLKGDVQRYKRKLRETQMEINKLRCQSGEVGVLILEEMSSDGLDIKKEEEEDQEDEEERRKEVERQRAREREREREAERERERERERERQRSDEMKRKDSDTLKLLRVELKKAQESQKEMKLLLDMYKSAPKEQRDKVQLMAAERKSKAEVEELRMRVRELEERERKESKKLADEDALRKIRVAEETIEHLQKKLAATKQEEEALLSEMDVTGQAFEDMQEQNSRLLQQLREKDDANFKLMSERIKSNQIYKLLKEEKEELADQVLKFKTQVDAQLLVVQKLEEKEGVLQNTLATLEKELSVRTQALELNKRKAVEAAQLAEDLKVQLEHTQAKLKEIQVSVAENRTARERESSNLKRAQEELSRLRRKLEKQKKVEVYSDADEILQEEINQYKAKLRCPCCNTRDKETVLTKCFHVFCYECLKMRYDTRQRKCPKCNYAFGANDFHRIYIT